GCCATGGAATGCAGCGAAGCGCGCGACGCCTCCCGCAGCGCGGGCCGGGGCCGCGTAGACGAACCGCGTCAGGACGTACAAGCGGCTCGCCGCCGAAACACCGAACTCGCCATGCGCCAGGCGCTCTTCCTCGATGTAGCGCACAACCACCCTGCGAAGCGCGGTGTCGTCCAGCATGGCGAGTTGCCGTGCGGCTGTCTCGATGCGGCTCGCCTCCGCGGGATCGAGGTCTTCGAGATCGGCCCAGGCGGGCATCGCTCGCAGCACGTTCAAGGCGTTGTCTTCTGTCATCGACGTCCTCCGATCGTTCGGCAGCACAGCCGGCGGTGTCACGGTGTTCCAACCTGAGTCTGCGGCGTTTTCGCGATGTCATCGTAGTCCACCCTCAGCGTGTGGTCCTGTGCACTCCCGTCCGACCAACCAGCGGGCGCCGAAGTCATCGTCGGCAGCGACAGGGCGGCCGGCACGGTATGACCCCATGGAGGCTCGGTGAGGTTGTAGCCCTCGACGATCGCGACCTTGCCGATGATTTCGACGCGACCCTTGGTATTGGCGTTCTCGCTGGTGGTGCGGAACGTGTCGGATTGGTGGGGGCTGGCCGAAGAGCCGACGTACACCTTGCCATTGCGGGCCTCCCACCCTTCCCAATACTCCAGGCCCGAGTTGTTGGGGACGACCGTACCCGAGGCGTCCTGGACTGCGCCCTGGAACGTGACGTGCTGGATCACCCAGCCGTTCACGCCAGCACCCACCGACCACTGCACCTGGTACTCGGCGCTCCCGCGCTGGTTGAGCGCGGTCGCTGCCTTCTTGACCGCGATCGCCACCGGACTCATCTTCATGCTTCCGCGCGAGCATCGCGACAACTGCAGGCCGGATTTCAGTCCCGGGGCCATCCTGGCGGCACCATTCTTCAAGCCACCCCACAAGGAGGCGACGACGCCGATCGCGGAGCGATCCGCGTCTTGTTCGAGCTGGCTTTCGCTTCCCGCCGGCCCCATCGTCGAACGGGCCTCGGGACCGCCCTGCTGCACCACATGCGCCAGTTCGTGTGCGATCAGTGCATCGCCGGCGACGGTGCCCGGCCTGAACTCGCCGGCGCCGAAGGCAACATGTTGTCCCACCGTGAAAGCGCGCGCGTTGAGGTGGTCCGAGAGCTTCGCCGCGCCAGCGTCCGTATGGAGCCTCACGCCGCCGAAGGTGGTACCGAAGGCTGATTCCATGCGCGAGCGCAGCTGGCCAGGAAGCGCCTGTCCGACGCCCAGTTTCTGGCGCACCGAGATCGGGTCATCGGGGCGCGCGCCACCGGCCCGCGCCTTGAAGAACATCCCTCCGAATGAATCGAGCACCGCCCCTCCCGGTGCCTGGATTGTCGGAATGCCTTCCGGCACTCCCACGATCTCGCCAGTCTTTGCCCAGACCTGCGCACTGCGCCGAACGCGTCGGGCGACGATCTGGATGTAGTCTTGCGCGTCGCGGGCCGCGCGGGACTCGGGGGCGTACCGGTGCAACGCCCGTTCGATCTCGGCGCCGCTGCGCGCACCGTAGTATCCAAACCAATGGTCGATCCAGGGGCACCCTTGCGAGTCCCGGCCGGTACCTGCCAGTGCGGCATCCATATTGGCACAGACGTCGGCGCGCAGCGCTGCAATGAACGCACTCTTGCCCATCTGCCCGGGGCCGGGGGTAGCCTCGTCGGACACAATGCGCGCCGCCGCGCGGGCGGGGGGTGCTGACCCATCGGCCTCATTCGAAGCGCCTTGTCGCGAAGCGGCCTCCGGCACCCTGTCCGATGCCGCCGCGGGAGCCGTGGTTCGGGCTGCTTCCGAAGGCGCGTCGTCCCGCGCCGCCAGGCCACGGCGGAGGGTCGAGTCGTCCGGTCGCTCTGCGGCGGCCCAGCCGCCCGCGCGAGTTGCACACTGCATGTCGCCCGACAACATCGCATCGGCCATGCGATCGGCCTCATGCTCGAAGGCATCGTCGGCCGGCCCCGCAGGCTTCCGGAACGGGGCGCTTCGCCGGGTCGGCACATGGCCGGCTGCGCCGCGCTGCGTGCTCGCGGCCTGGGTGGCGGTGCTGTTCGTTCGGCTCATGATGGCGCGTCGATGGATCGGGGCCTGCCCTTAGAAGGTCAGCTTCCGCAAAGCCGCCGGGAGGATGTCCGGCCCGTGCGACAGCACCTCGGGATGCGCCCGGATGATCGCTTCCAGGCGCGCATTCATGTTCATGATCCGGCTCAGCGCAACGTCCGGAGACAAGCCTGGCGGGACCGCATTGCCCAGCGTCTCAGTCACCCAGCGGTTGTATTCGGGATGATGGCCCCGCATGTTGAAACGATAGGACCTGCCCTTCCAGTCATACCAGCCCCTCAGTTGGCCGTGCTCTGGAAATTCCTTGATCAGGTTCAGATCTGCATCGACATGCGTGCCCGCTGACTCGAACAGCGCCTTGTTCTTGCTCAGATAGCGCGTGGCAATGTGATGGTCCTCCTCGAGGCTCACTCCCGCCTGCTTCCGAGTGCGGGTGACGTGCTTGCTCTCCTGCTCCTGGAGAACTGCCTTTTGCTCGAGTTCCTGGCGTTCCGTGAACTCTTCGAGAACGTGCTTGCGCCGCAGCTCATCGGGGGTCAGCGTCTCGGCTTTCGTTGCCGCGGGACTTGACTTGGGCGCTTCTGCCGCAGGCTTGGCCACGCTGGCCTCCTTGCCCACGTTGGAAGGATGAACC
Above is a window of Variovorax sp. RA8 DNA encoding:
- a CDS encoding eCIS core domain-containing protein; this encodes MSRTNSTATQAASTQRGAAGHVPTRRSAPFRKPAGPADDAFEHEADRMADAMLSGDMQCATRAGGWAAAERPDDSTLRRGLAARDDAPSEAARTTAPAAASDRVPEAASRQGASNEADGSAPPARAAARIVSDEATPGPGQMGKSAFIAALRADVCANMDAALAGTGRDSQGCPWIDHWFGYYGARSGAEIERALHRYAPESRAARDAQDYIQIVARRVRRSAQVWAKTGEIVGVPEGIPTIQAPGGAVLDSFGGMFFKARAGGARPDDPISVRQKLGVGQALPGQLRSRMESAFGTTFGGVRLHTDAGAAKLSDHLNARAFTVGQHVAFGAGEFRPGTVAGDALIAHELAHVVQQGGPEARSTMGPAGSESQLEQDADRSAIGVVASLWGGLKNGAARMAPGLKSGLQLSRCSRGSMKMSPVAIAVKKAATALNQRGSAEYQVQWSVGAGVNGWVIQHVTFQGAVQDASGTVVPNNSGLEYWEGWEARNGKVYVGSSASPHQSDTFRTTSENANTKGRVEIIGKVAIVEGYNLTEPPWGHTVPAALSLPTMTSAPAGWSDGSAQDHTLRVDYDDIAKTPQTQVGTP